A region from the Manihot esculenta cultivar AM560-2 chromosome 13, M.esculenta_v8, whole genome shotgun sequence genome encodes:
- the LOC110630032 gene encoding beta-glucuronosyltransferase GlcAT14A isoform X1, with amino-acid sequence MSMKNRLMNMRKNANSHSGRVFSDRKWLFPFFASLLVSLTLFLSAIFGLFTSPYVGDQLPFDIISFSRSEDASGYFVESDLNKSSFNTSGYSKLEAPRLAYLISGTKGDSRRMMRTLQAVYHPRNQYILHLDLEAPPRERLELGISVKNDPAFLEVGNVRVMAQSNLVTYKGPTMIACTLQAIAIMLRESLEWDWFINLSASDYPLMTQDDLLHVFSNLSRNLNFIEHMKITGWKLNQRAKPIIIDPGLYLSKKSDLALTSQRRSLPTSFKLFTGSAWLMLSRSFVEYSIMGWNNLPRTLLMYYTNFISSPEGYFHTLICNTEEFRNTAIGHDLHYIAWDTPPKQHPISLTMKDFDKMVKSKAPFARKFARDDPVLDKIDKELLGRTSRFAPGAWCIGSSDDGADPCSVHGNYSVFRPGPGAERLQQLFQTLLSDDFRKKQCS; translated from the exons ATGTCAATGAAAAACCGATTAATGAATATGAGAAAGAATGCCAACTCCCACTCAGGAAGGGTGTTTAGTGATAGAAAATGGCTTTTTCCATTTTTTGCTAGCCTCCTTGTATCTTTGACTCTGTTTCTGTCGGCTATTTTTGGGTTATTTACATCTCCTTATGTTGGAGATCAGTTGCCATTCGACATTATTTCATTTTCAAGATCAGAGGACGCCAGTGGGTATTTCGTAGAATCCGATTTAAACAAGTCATCGTTTAACACAAGTGGGTACTCAAAATTGGAGGCCCCTAGATTAGCTTATCTCATTTCAGGGACAAAGGGTGATAGTCGTAGAATGATGAGGACTTTGCAAGCAGTGTATCATCCAAGAAATCAGTATATTTTGCATTTGGATCTTGAGGCACCGCCTCGTGAAAGGTTGGAGTTGGGAATATCTGTGAAAAATGATCCTGCATTTCTAGAAGTTGGGAATGTACGTGTAATGGCGCAGTCCAATTTGGTTACTTACAAGGGGCCAACTATGATAGCATGTACACTTCAAGCAATTGCAATTATGTTGAGGGAGAGCTTGGAGTGGGATTGGTTCATTAACCTCAGTGCTTCAGATTATCCTCTTATGACACAAGATG ATTTACTTCACGTGTTCTCGAATTTGTCTAGAAATCTTAACTTCATTGAACATATGAAGATTACTGGATGGAAACT GAACCAAAGGGCAAAACCTATTATCATTGATCCGGGCCTTTACTTATCAAAGAAATCTGATCTTGCTTTAACTTCTCAACGCCGTTCACTTCCCACATCTTTCAAGTTGTTTACTG GTTCAGCGTGGCTAATGCTAAGCCGATCTTTCGTAGAATACTCTATAATGGGATGGAATAATCTCCCACGAACTCTCTTAATGTACTACACAAATTTCATCTCCTCTCCTGAAGGATACTTCCATACTCTTATTTGCAACACAGAAGAATTCCGAAACACAGCAATAGGTCATGATCTTCACTACATTGCTTGGGACACTCCTCCAAAGCAGCACCCCATCTCTTTGACCATGAAAGACTTCGACAAAATGGTTAAAAGCAAGGCTCCATTTGCTCGTAAGTTTGCTAGGGATGATCCGGTTTTAGACAAGATTGACAAAGAGCTTCTAGGTCGCACAAGCCGGTTTGCACCTGGAGCATGGTGTATTGGCAGCTCAGATGATGGTGCTGATCCATGCTCTGTGCATGGAAATTATTCTGTGTTTAGGCCAGGTCCAGGTGCTGAGAGGTTGCAACAGCTGTTTCAGACATTGTTATCTGATGATTTTAGAAAAAAGCAGTGTTCATGA
- the LOC110630033 gene encoding formimidoyltransferase-cyclodeaminase — MDFNSSCKNKKTANQSMLLCCKLFISESRNHAALDSIERAARLDPETVVVNKFEDRAYNRIRYTLVSYVVLDTTGNAIYSPLQQTVLAMAEAAYGAINLESHSGAHPRLGVVDDIVFHPLARASLDEAAWLAKAVAADIGSRFQVPVFLYAAAHPTGKALDTIRRELGYYRPNSMGYQWAGWNMPEILPEKPNEGPQHVSRARGISMIGARPWVGLYNVPILSTDVSATRRIAKMVSARGGGLPTVQTLGLVHGEDSTEIACMLLEPNQIGADRVQSRVEMLAAEEGLDVEKGYFTDFSPEMIIEKYMNLTSANRD; from the exons ATGGATTTTAACTCCAGTTGCAAG AACAAGAAAACTGCAAATCAGTCCATGCTGCTATGTTGCAAGCTCTTCATATCAGAATCACGTAATCACGCAGCGCTTGACTCGATTGAAAGAGCTGCGAGGCTCGACCCAGAAACTGTGGTAGTGAACAAATTTGAGGACAGAGCTTATAACAGGATAAGGTACACTCTTGTGTCATATGTTGTTCTTGATACCACAGGAAACGCCATTTACAGCCCATTGCAGCAAACTGTGCTGGCCATGGCTGAGGCAGCTTATGGAGCCATAAACCTTGAGTCCCACAGTGGGGCACACCCTCGGCTTGGTGTTGTGGATGACATTGTTTTCCATCCTTTAGCTCGAGCTTCCCTGGACGAAGCAGCTTGGCTCGCTAAAGCTGTGGCAGCTGATATTGGCAGCAGATTTCAAG TTCCAGTATTTCTTTATGCTGCAGCACACCCAACAGGAAAGGCCCTGGACACCATCAGGCGTGAGCTGGGTTACTACAGACCCAATTCCATGGGGTACCAATGGGCAGGATGGAACATGCCTGAAATTCTCCCTGAAAAGCCCAATGAAGGCCCGCAGCATGTGTCTCGTGCCAGAGGCATCTCAATGATTGGAGCACGACCCTGGGTAGGATTGTACAATGTGCCTATCCTGTCAACAGATGTCTCTGCTACTCGACGGATTGCAAAGATGGTGAGCGCTCGTGGCGGTGGGCTGCCAACAGTGCAAACACTGGGCCTAGTTCATGGGGAGGATTCCACTGAGATAGCTTGCATGCTGTTAGAGCCCAATCAGATTGGAGCAGACAGGGTCCAGTCCAGGGTTGAGATGCTAGCAGCTGAAGAAGGATTGGATGTAGAAAAGGGATACTTCACTGACTTTTCACCCGAAATGATTATTGAAAAGTACATGAATCTAACCTCTGCTAACAGAGATTGA
- the LOC110630032 gene encoding beta-glucuronosyltransferase GlcAT14B isoform X2 produces the protein MSMKNRLMNMRKNANSHSGRVFSDRKWLFPFFASLLVSLTLFLSAIFGLFTSPYVGDQLPFDIISFSRSEDASGYFVESDLNKSSFNTSGYSKLEAPRLAYLISGTKGDSRRMMRTLQAVYHPRNQYILHLDLEAPPRERLELGISVKNDPAFLEVGNVRVMAQSNLVTYKGPTMIACTLQAIAIMLRESLEWDWFINLSASDYPLMTQDGSAWLMLSRSFVEYSIMGWNNLPRTLLMYYTNFISSPEGYFHTLICNTEEFRNTAIGHDLHYIAWDTPPKQHPISLTMKDFDKMVKSKAPFARKFARDDPVLDKIDKELLGRTSRFAPGAWCIGSSDDGADPCSVHGNYSVFRPGPGAERLQQLFQTLLSDDFRKKQCS, from the exons ATGTCAATGAAAAACCGATTAATGAATATGAGAAAGAATGCCAACTCCCACTCAGGAAGGGTGTTTAGTGATAGAAAATGGCTTTTTCCATTTTTTGCTAGCCTCCTTGTATCTTTGACTCTGTTTCTGTCGGCTATTTTTGGGTTATTTACATCTCCTTATGTTGGAGATCAGTTGCCATTCGACATTATTTCATTTTCAAGATCAGAGGACGCCAGTGGGTATTTCGTAGAATCCGATTTAAACAAGTCATCGTTTAACACAAGTGGGTACTCAAAATTGGAGGCCCCTAGATTAGCTTATCTCATTTCAGGGACAAAGGGTGATAGTCGTAGAATGATGAGGACTTTGCAAGCAGTGTATCATCCAAGAAATCAGTATATTTTGCATTTGGATCTTGAGGCACCGCCTCGTGAAAGGTTGGAGTTGGGAATATCTGTGAAAAATGATCCTGCATTTCTAGAAGTTGGGAATGTACGTGTAATGGCGCAGTCCAATTTGGTTACTTACAAGGGGCCAACTATGATAGCATGTACACTTCAAGCAATTGCAATTATGTTGAGGGAGAGCTTGGAGTGGGATTGGTTCATTAACCTCAGTGCTTCAGATTATCCTCTTATGACACAAGATG GTTCAGCGTGGCTAATGCTAAGCCGATCTTTCGTAGAATACTCTATAATGGGATGGAATAATCTCCCACGAACTCTCTTAATGTACTACACAAATTTCATCTCCTCTCCTGAAGGATACTTCCATACTCTTATTTGCAACACAGAAGAATTCCGAAACACAGCAATAGGTCATGATCTTCACTACATTGCTTGGGACACTCCTCCAAAGCAGCACCCCATCTCTTTGACCATGAAAGACTTCGACAAAATGGTTAAAAGCAAGGCTCCATTTGCTCGTAAGTTTGCTAGGGATGATCCGGTTTTAGACAAGATTGACAAAGAGCTTCTAGGTCGCACAAGCCGGTTTGCACCTGGAGCATGGTGTATTGGCAGCTCAGATGATGGTGCTGATCCATGCTCTGTGCATGGAAATTATTCTGTGTTTAGGCCAGGTCCAGGTGCTGAGAGGTTGCAACAGCTGTTTCAGACATTGTTATCTGATGATTTTAGAAAAAAGCAGTGTTCATGA